One segment of Nostoc piscinale CENA21 DNA contains the following:
- a CDS encoding HEAT repeat domain-containing protein yields MTEELIRAVALADTPAKMVTAVQNLAATKDIAAIPTLIAVFGYNNPAAAAVAATALTEMGEAVVPQLISEIDDYNYGARAYSIRTLAAIADPRALDLLVSAAATDFAPSVRRAAAKGLGNLHWHKLDFPQSHTAPKRALETLIFISQDSEWSIRYAAVVGLQALAKNSDLQQPIFARLNEMLTADTEKAVRARVQLAYR; encoded by the coding sequence ATGACTGAAGAACTAATTCGTGCCGTCGCCTTAGCAGATACACCAGCAAAAATGGTGACAGCAGTGCAGAACTTGGCAGCCACAAAAGATATAGCTGCAATTCCTACCCTGATTGCCGTGTTTGGATATAACAATCCAGCCGCAGCAGCAGTAGCCGCCACCGCCCTCACAGAAATGGGAGAAGCGGTAGTACCGCAGCTAATATCTGAAATTGATGACTATAACTATGGCGCGCGGGCTTATTCGATTCGCACTTTAGCGGCGATCGCAGACCCTCGTGCTTTAGATTTATTAGTTAGTGCAGCTGCTACAGACTTTGCCCCCAGTGTCCGCCGTGCTGCTGCCAAAGGTTTAGGAAACTTGCACTGGCATAAGCTAGATTTTCCTCAAAGCCATACAGCGCCCAAAAGAGCCTTAGAAACACTTATATTTATTTCTCAAGACTCTGAATGGTCTATTCGGTATGCTGCTGTTGTGGGTTTACAAGCCTTGGCAAAAAATAGCGATTTGCAACAGCCTATTTTCGCCAGACTCAACGAAATGCTCACAGCCGATACCGAAAAAGCCGTCCGCGCTCGTGTGCAACTAGCTTATCGTTAA
- a CDS encoding phycobilisome rod-core linker polypeptide, with protein MSIPLLEYSPSSQNQRVEGYEVPNEDTPTIYRLSAAIDDTDIDAIIWAAYRQIFSEHLIIKSNRQNFLESQLRNRAINVRDFIRGLGKSEVFRTQVADINSNYRLVDIILKRFLGRAAYNKDEEIAWSIVIATKGLHGFIDALLDSDEYQQNFGDDIVPYQRRRFKDRPFNLVNPRYNNYWRDRQTLNFLGGRSFYSARTTGYASKEEIRRVIPSNFLAMAGKLITEERNYQRITASVVSQIKDMNIPDNSREGGTPQPTVKPTAVALPYRYLPGTKTT; from the coding sequence ATGTCAATACCACTACTTGAATATTCACCAAGTTCCCAAAACCAACGGGTAGAAGGCTACGAAGTACCTAACGAAGATACTCCAACTATTTATCGCTTATCTGCTGCTATTGACGATACAGATATTGATGCCATTATCTGGGCAGCTTATCGGCAGATTTTTAGCGAGCATTTAATTATCAAAAGTAATCGCCAAAACTTCTTAGAGTCACAACTGCGGAATCGGGCAATTAATGTCCGAGACTTTATCCGAGGCTTGGGCAAATCTGAAGTTTTCCGGACACAGGTAGCCGACATCAACTCCAACTACCGTTTAGTTGACATTATTTTGAAACGCTTCTTAGGACGGGCTGCCTATAATAAAGATGAAGAAATTGCCTGGTCAATTGTCATTGCCACCAAAGGTTTACATGGGTTTATCGACGCATTGCTAGACAGCGACGAATATCAGCAGAACTTTGGTGATGATATCGTACCTTACCAACGCCGTCGCTTCAAAGATAGACCCTTTAACTTAGTTAATCCACGCTACAACAATTACTGGCGCGATCGTCAAACCCTCAACTTCCTGGGTGGCCGTTCCTTCTACAGCGCCCGCACCACAGGTTATGCCAGCAAAGAAGAAATTCGGCGTGTAATTCCCAGCAACTTCTTAGCAATGGCTGGCAAATTAATTACCGAGGAACGTAATTATCAACGCATAACCGCGTCCGTTGTCTCTCAAATCAAAGACATGAATATCCCCGACAACAGCCGTGAAGGTGGTACACCCCAACCAACAGTTAAACCCACAGCCGTTGCCCTACCTTACCGTTATCTTCCTGGCACTAAGACAACTTGA